In Treponema primitia ZAS-2, a genomic segment contains:
- a CDS encoding MGMT family protein: MKKPLHDSTIRILAAIKAVPRGRVSCYRDIAFAAGMPNGARQVARILHSMSEGEKLPWHRIIRADGHIALPEGGGREIQISLLRAEGVKVSKAGVVDLGRYGTGASGQKAT, encoded by the coding sequence ATGAAAAAGCCCCTTCACGATTCCACGATCCGTATCCTGGCGGCTATTAAGGCGGTGCCCCGGGGACGGGTTTCCTGTTACCGGGATATAGCTTTTGCTGCGGGGATGCCCAACGGCGCCAGGCAGGTGGCGCGGATACTCCACTCTATGTCGGAAGGGGAAAAACTGCCCTGGCACCGGATTATCCGGGCGGATGGGCATATCGCCCTGCCTGAGGGGGGCGGGAGGGAGATACAGATTAGCCTGCTCCGCGCCGAGGGGGTGAAGGTGAGCAAGGCAGGGGTGGTGGATTTGGGAAGGTATGGGACGGGCGCTTCCGGGCAAAAGGCCACCTAA
- a CDS encoding beta strand repeat-containing protein: protein MIGHTGLKKTSAALFLGCLIFSACSNMLESSNSPNSPNFSGYPGTYNPIPPGKGRVMVKIGDSSGARTLIPEDLPVFSKYELEFTAPGKDSFSLSISAPLDMAGLTGSGYPVDLDSAIWSLTVTAFVSYEGAYLQAANNTITLDVVDGALTLQTITVDSLPISQGGDGLFYWNLAVSDVSYTGTLTLAREGEGAALSKTFPGDTLTGTAAVAAGYYVMILELTNDANKTARRAEVVHIYPGLTTNGDFSFSGGDFVAQKYLEGTLSLSDFSGPVSAITVHAYSGAGFTQMLDSVLAVDTDGTWAWKAKVPVTHRDINFLAAITAGGKTYTLIVGTESSVGDAGRSGISLSAVYKTITAWAEIKEAIDRIPPAAAGFVPGGESVLVIGASFDIADSIVLNKPITLEADSSPRSITRGTGMTGAFFDIQSGGSLTLGETSTAVLTLDGNKGSVTAAAAMVTVNGGSLVMNDNALITNNSNNGVSVNTGSFTMSGSAQVAQNNPVYLAAGRTITLGGNLTQTTAAVIDLPASTALGAQVLEGSAYLIGNHSKFTIAGYDSDVRWVNSAGQLEFVKLLEGTLSLSAFSGGTASAITVKAYSAGFTELLYTDTAVNTGGTWTWEAKVPLTQNTIDFLATITAGGKTYTLIAGTATSSGDQAGISLAGVYTSITGWQDIKAVLDRIPPASTEGFTPADESVLVIGASFTATATSGTIVLNKAITLKADTTSDRSITRGTGMTGAFFDIQSGGSLTLGETSAVKLLTLDGNKGSVTAAAALITVNGGILIMNNNALITNNTNYGVSVNTGSFTMSGSALVAQNNPVYLAAGRTITLGGNLTQTTAAAIALPASTALGAQVLEGSAYLSGNHDKFTIDGYDSDVRWVNTAGQLEQLSLVLDGTLSLTDFSGGTVSAITVKAYSDSAFTSALDSVSAVNAGTWTWKVKVPVTQTSVDFLAIITADSKTYTLIVRTAFSVGGASQSGISLSAVYKPITTWMGLKEAIDRIPPGFTQGEESVLIVGGDVTTTTAPGTIVINKPITLKADSSNRTITRGTGMTGAFFDIQSGGSLTLSEASAVNLLTLDGNKGSVTATAALVAVNDGSLVMKDNALITNNTNNGVSVNTGSFTMSGSALVNQNNPVYLAVNQKITLGGDLTQTFAAAIALPTSTALGAQVLEGSSYLIGNHSKFTIAGYDPAVRYVDTNGQLAQREPSITCVIGYSQLSFSGAAVAVDRGATVSVTAQNATGLTLSGWTASGRDYRGARITLSNVTGATEGLTFTAPSAAGEYDITITVIVNGKIHSGNFRLRVRA, encoded by the coding sequence ATGATAGGCCATACCGGACTAAAAAAAACCAGTGCCGCACTTTTCCTGGGGTGCCTGATTTTTTCCGCCTGCTCCAATATGCTTGAAAGTTCCAACTCTCCCAACTCTCCCAACTTCTCCGGTTATCCCGGTACTTACAACCCGATTCCCCCGGGGAAAGGGCGGGTTATGGTTAAGATCGGAGATTCAAGCGGCGCCCGTACCCTGATTCCTGAGGATCTTCCGGTTTTTTCTAAATATGAATTGGAATTTACTGCCCCCGGAAAGGACTCGTTTTCCCTGAGCATTTCAGCGCCTCTGGATATGGCCGGTCTGACCGGCAGCGGCTACCCGGTGGATCTGGACTCGGCAATTTGGAGCCTGACAGTTACCGCCTTTGTTTCCTACGAAGGCGCTTATTTACAGGCCGCAAACAATACGATCACCCTTGATGTTGTCGACGGCGCCCTTACCCTGCAAACCATAACGGTGGACTCCCTCCCCATAAGCCAGGGCGGGGACGGCCTTTTCTACTGGAACCTGGCGGTTTCAGATGTTTCCTATACCGGGACCCTGACTTTAGCGAGGGAAGGCGAGGGCGCGGCGCTGAGCAAGACCTTCCCTGGGGACACTCTCACCGGGACCGCTGCGGTGGCTGCGGGCTATTATGTTATGATTCTGGAATTAACCAACGATGCGAATAAAACCGCCCGCCGGGCGGAGGTGGTACATATCTACCCCGGGCTTACCACCAATGGGGATTTCAGTTTTTCCGGCGGTGACTTTGTCGCCCAGAAGTACCTTGAGGGAACGCTTTCCCTATCTGATTTTTCAGGCCCTGTCTCGGCGATTACAGTCCATGCCTACAGCGGCGCCGGCTTTACCCAGATGCTTGACTCTGTTCTCGCCGTTGATACCGACGGGACCTGGGCTTGGAAAGCGAAAGTCCCGGTTACCCACAGGGACATAAATTTCCTGGCGGCCATTACGGCGGGCGGCAAAACCTATACCTTAATCGTGGGGACCGAGAGCTCTGTAGGGGATGCCGGCCGGTCCGGTATAAGCCTTTCGGCGGTGTACAAAACTATTACCGCCTGGGCGGAAATCAAAGAGGCCATTGATCGGATACCCCCGGCCGCCGCCGGATTTGTCCCGGGCGGGGAAAGCGTCCTGGTTATCGGCGCTTCTTTTGATATTGCCGATTCCATTGTTTTAAACAAGCCCATTACCTTGGAAGCGGATTCCTCGCCCCGGAGTATTACCCGGGGAACGGGGATGACCGGCGCGTTCTTTGACATACAAAGCGGCGGGAGCCTTACCCTGGGCGAAACCTCGACCGCTGTATTGACCCTGGACGGGAACAAGGGCTCCGTAACAGCCGCCGCCGCGATGGTCACCGTGAATGGCGGAAGCCTGGTTATGAATGACAATGCGCTTATCACCAACAATTCAAACAACGGCGTTTCTGTGAATACCGGCAGTTTTACCATGTCCGGAAGTGCCCAGGTGGCGCAAAATAATCCGGTGTACCTTGCGGCGGGGCGGACAATCACCCTGGGCGGTAACTTGACCCAGACGACTGCGGCTGTCATCGATTTACCGGCTTCTACGGCCCTTGGCGCCCAGGTTCTGGAAGGATCCGCCTACCTCATCGGGAATCACAGTAAATTTACCATTGCCGGCTATGACAGCGACGTACGCTGGGTGAATTCCGCCGGGCAACTGGAGTTTGTGAAGCTCCTGGAGGGAACGCTCTCCCTGTCCGCTTTCTCAGGCGGGACCGCCTCGGCGATTACGGTCAAGGCTTACAGCGCCGGCTTTACGGAATTACTTTACACCGATACCGCCGTCAATACCGGCGGGACCTGGACCTGGGAAGCGAAAGTCCCGCTCACCCAAAACACCATAGATTTTCTGGCGACCATTACGGCGGGCGGCAAAACCTATACCTTAATCGCGGGGACCGCGACCTCCTCAGGGGACCAAGCCGGTATAAGCCTCGCTGGGGTGTATACATCCATCACCGGTTGGCAGGACATTAAAGCTGTCCTTGACCGGATACCACCGGCCTCTACCGAAGGCTTTACCCCCGCCGACGAAAGCGTCCTGGTCATCGGCGCTAGTTTTACTGCTACAGCCACTTCGGGAACCATCGTTTTAAACAAGGCCATTACCCTGAAGGCGGATACTACATCAGACCGGAGCATTACCCGGGGAACAGGGATGACCGGTGCGTTTTTTGACATACAAAGCGGCGGCAGCCTTACCCTGGGCGAAACTTCCGCAGTAAAGCTATTGACCCTGGACGGGAACAAAGGCTCCGTAACAGCCGCCGCCGCGCTTATCACCGTGAATGGCGGGATCCTGATTATGAATAATAATGCGCTTATCACAAACAATACAAACTACGGCGTTTCTGTGAATACCGGCAGTTTTACTATGTCCGGGAGCGCCCTGGTGGCGCAAAATAATCCGGTGTACCTTGCGGCGGGGCGGACAATCACCCTGGGCGGTAACTTGACCCAGACGACTGCGGCTGCCATCGCCTTACCGGCTTCTACGGCCCTGGGCGCCCAGGTTCTGGAAGGATCCGCCTACCTCAGCGGGAATCACGATAAGTTTACCATTGACGGCTATGACAGCGATGTGCGCTGGGTGAATACCGCCGGGCAACTGGAGCAGCTTTCCTTGGTCCTGGATGGAACGCTCTCACTGACTGATTTCTCAGGCGGTACTGTCTCGGCGATTACGGTCAAGGCCTACAGCGACAGCGCCTTTACCTCGGCGCTTGACTCTGTTTCCGCCGTCAATGCCGGAACCTGGACCTGGAAAGTGAAAGTCCCGGTCACCCAAACCTCCGTAGATTTTCTGGCGATCATTACGGCGGATAGTAAAACCTATACCTTGATCGTGAGGACAGCGTTCTCCGTAGGGGGCGCCAGCCAGTCCGGTATAAGTCTCTCAGCTGTGTATAAACCCATCACCACCTGGATGGGACTCAAAGAGGCCATTGACCGGATACCTCCCGGCTTTACCCAGGGTGAGGAAAGCGTCCTGATCGTCGGCGGTGATGTTACTACCACAACCGCTCCGGGAACCATCGTTATTAACAAGCCTATTACCTTAAAGGCGGATTCCTCTAACCGAACTATTACCCGGGGAACGGGGATGACCGGCGCGTTCTTTGACATACAAAGCGGCGGCAGCCTTACCCTGAGCGAGGCTTCCGCAGTAAATCTATTGACCCTGGACGGGAACAAAGGCTCCGTAACAGCCACAGCCGCGCTTGTCGCCGTGAATGACGGAAGCCTGGTTATGAAAGACAATGCGCTTATCACAAACAATACAAACAACGGCGTTTCTGTGAATACCGGCAGTTTTACTATGTCCGGGAGCGCCCTGGTAAACCAGAATAACCCGGTGTACCTTGCGGTGAACCAGAAAATCACCCTGGGCGGCGACTTGACCCAGACATTTGCGGCTGCCATCGCCTTACCGACTTCTACCGCCCTGGGCGCCCAGGTTCTGGAAGGATCCTCCTACCTCATCGGGAATCACAGTAAGTTTACCATTGCGGGCTATGACCCCGCCGTGCGTTATGTGGATACTAACGGGCAACTGGCCCAGCGTGAACCTTCCATAACCTGTGTGATCGGCTATTCTCAGCTTTCATTTAGCGGCGCTGCCGTGGCGGTTGACCGCGGCGCAACGGTATCCGTGACGGCCCAAAATGCCACGGGCCTAACGTTAAGCGGCTGGACCGCATCAGGGCGGGATTATAGGGGAGCCCGAATCACCCTTTCCAATGTAACCGGCGCCACCGAAGGCCTCACATTTACCGCCCCATCGGCTGCGGGGGAGTATGATATAACCATAACGGTTATCGTTAACGGCAAAATCCATTCAGGAAATTTCAGGCTTAGGGTACGAGCATGA
- the deoC gene encoding deoxyribose-phosphate aldolase: MGNETDKKNGGAGITTAGLAKFIDHTLLKPEADTAGIDKLCAEAKQYGFYSVCINSAYVARCAKTLAGSEVKVCVVVGFPLGAMGAEAKAFEAEYAVKNGADEIDMVMNIGAMKSGDLSLVEGDIAQVRKACAGNCVASSGKKALLKVIIETCLLTEAEIVSACTIALKAGADFVKTSTGFSTHGATVEHVALMRKTVGAAAGVKAAGGVRTYEDALAMIKAGATRLGTSGGIKIISGQTIDSGY; this comes from the coding sequence ATGGGCAATGAAACGGACAAGAAAAACGGCGGAGCCGGAATCACAACGGCGGGGTTAGCTAAATTTATCGATCACACCCTGCTTAAACCGGAGGCGGATACCGCCGGCATTGATAAGCTCTGCGCCGAGGCGAAACAGTACGGGTTCTATTCGGTCTGCATCAACAGCGCCTATGTCGCCCGGTGCGCGAAAACCCTGGCAGGTTCCGAGGTCAAAGTCTGCGTCGTAGTAGGCTTCCCCCTGGGCGCCATGGGTGCCGAAGCCAAGGCCTTTGAGGCGGAATACGCCGTCAAAAACGGGGCGGACGAAATCGATATGGTAATGAACATCGGGGCCATGAAGTCCGGAGACCTTTCCCTGGTGGAAGGCGACATAGCCCAGGTCCGCAAAGCCTGCGCGGGGAACTGCGTTGCAAGTAGCGGGAAAAAGGCCCTGCTCAAGGTGATCATCGAAACCTGCCTCTTAACGGAAGCAGAAATTGTGAGCGCCTGTACCATTGCCCTGAAAGCGGGCGCTGATTTTGTAAAAACCTCCACAGGCTTTTCCACCCATGGCGCCACGGTGGAACACGTCGCCCTGATGAGGAAGACCGTGGGCGCCGCAGCCGGGGTCAAAGCCGCCGGGGGAGTCCGTACCTACGAGGACGCCCTAGCCATGATCAAAGCCGGAGCTACCAGGCTGGGAACCAGCGGGGGGATTAAGATCATCAGCGGGCAGACGATAGATTCGGGGTATTAA
- a CDS encoding adenylate/guanylate cyclase domain-containing protein — MPRDAKKPGAARVKYPIGFKLVGIITILLLVSLGAITALVSVMVSSDLRVTAEENNFSVNKRSASEAETTLSTVRSSVLVLLDTLNAVGSSQAALSRQAAAFFFERNQDIAAIVITGDRELVNNRFFLANELESDLVGEFMTRQREAVDRSRSGETLLLNAAPIFHIPLLALLFPWQETGAEEVVLILFSSDSLNDNFGQGVNSSYMINDAGDILVHPDYELVRAGANVANQPFVETLRESQERNLQTLYTDRDGGRYFGAFQKLSVANAVVITNVEYDVVFEGIAATTRRNIYLTGAVLFVSIVLIWLFSKTISRPLKGLTVVAGQIEEGLFEQNLVSKSRDELGVLTQSFSRMSKALGIFGRFTNREIALGAMRGEIKPGGQPKHGTVFFSDIRNFTSISEEFARNYGDESSDRIVAWLNEYLTRMVECVEKTNGVVDKFIGDSVMAHWGTAYTSGSPEADALNGVRAALMMREALYQMNKNRGENDPANPRIRIGCGINSGVVTAGQIGSEQRMEYTVIGDAVNLASRTEALNKPLGTDILITEDTWNLAGEHLITEEMPSVEVKGKSQPVRMFAVVNFKADMAIEGQLQPQTLAELRDLLGIIPPDLSKVNTNAEEKKYKIGSGE; from the coding sequence GTGCCCAGGGATGCTAAAAAGCCCGGCGCCGCCAGGGTAAAGTACCCTATCGGCTTTAAGTTGGTTGGAATTATTACTATTCTCCTCCTGGTCTCCTTAGGCGCCATTACCGCCCTGGTGTCGGTGATGGTTTCTTCGGATCTGCGGGTCACCGCGGAGGAAAACAATTTCAGCGTCAATAAACGTTCCGCCTCGGAGGCGGAAACCACCCTTTCTACGGTCCGGTCCAGCGTGTTGGTGCTCCTGGATACCCTGAATGCCGTGGGCTCCTCCCAGGCGGCCCTTTCCCGGCAGGCTGCGGCCTTCTTTTTTGAGCGGAACCAGGACATCGCCGCCATTGTTATCACCGGGGATAGGGAACTGGTCAATAATCGGTTTTTCCTGGCCAACGAGTTGGAAAGCGATCTGGTGGGGGAATTTATGACCCGCCAGCGGGAGGCGGTGGATCGTTCCCGTTCCGGGGAAACCCTGCTCCTGAACGCCGCGCCCATATTTCATATCCCCCTGCTGGCCCTGCTTTTTCCCTGGCAGGAAACCGGCGCCGAGGAAGTGGTGCTGATCCTCTTTTCCTCCGATTCCCTGAACGACAATTTTGGGCAGGGCGTTAATTCTTCGTATATGATCAACGATGCCGGGGATATCCTGGTCCACCCGGATTACGAGCTTGTCCGGGCCGGGGCGAATGTGGCAAACCAGCCCTTTGTGGAAACCCTGCGGGAAAGCCAGGAACGGAATCTCCAGACCCTGTATACCGACCGGGACGGGGGGCGGTACTTTGGGGCTTTTCAGAAACTTTCCGTGGCCAACGCGGTGGTAATCACTAATGTGGAATACGATGTAGTTTTCGAGGGAATCGCCGCCACTACCCGGCGGAATATCTACCTCACCGGGGCGGTGCTTTTTGTTTCCATCGTCCTGATCTGGCTTTTCAGTAAAACTATTTCCCGGCCCCTGAAGGGCCTTACGGTGGTGGCAGGGCAGATCGAGGAAGGCTTGTTTGAACAGAACCTGGTCTCTAAAAGCCGGGACGAATTGGGGGTGCTTACCCAGAGTTTTAGCCGTATGAGTAAGGCACTGGGGATCTTCGGCAGGTTTACCAACCGGGAAATAGCCCTGGGGGCCATGCGGGGGGAGATCAAGCCTGGGGGCCAGCCCAAACACGGGACGGTGTTTTTTTCGGACATTCGTAACTTTACTTCCATATCCGAGGAATTTGCCCGGAATTATGGCGATGAATCTTCCGACCGGATTGTCGCCTGGCTTAACGAATATTTAACCCGCATGGTGGAGTGCGTGGAGAAAACCAACGGGGTGGTGGACAAATTTATCGGCGACTCGGTCATGGCTCATTGGGGAACTGCCTATACCTCGGGCAGCCCCGAGGCGGACGCCTTAAACGGTGTGCGGGCGGCATTGATGATGCGGGAAGCCCTCTACCAGATGAACAAGAACCGGGGGGAAAACGATCCCGCCAATCCCAGGATACGCATTGGCTGCGGCATCAATTCAGGGGTCGTTACCGCCGGGCAGATAGGCTCGGAACAGCGGATGGAATACACAGTTATCGGGGATGCGGTAAACCTGGCGAGCCGTACCGAGGCGCTCAACAAGCCCCTGGGGACGGATATCCTTATCACCGAAGATACCTGGAACCTGGCGGGTGAACATCTGATAACGGAAGAAATGCCCTCGGTGGAGGTGAAGGGAAAATCCCAGCCTGTGCGGATGTTTGCGGTGGTGAACTTCAAAGCGGATATGGCCATAGAGGGGCAGCTCCAGCCCCAAACCCTGGCGGAACTGAGGGATCTGCTGGGGATCATCCCCCCGGATTTGAGTAAGGTTAATACCAATGCGGAAGAGAAAAAGTATAAAATCGGCTCCGGTGAATAA